One Suricata suricatta isolate VVHF042 chromosome X, meerkat_22Aug2017_6uvM2_HiC, whole genome shotgun sequence genomic region harbors:
- the LOC115283530 gene encoding factor VIII intron 22 protein-like: ALPAALLPANGGPAPAPCPATLGAFADVLVRCEVSRVLLLLLLQPPPAKLLPEHAHTLEKYSWEAFDGHGQDGSGQLPDELFLLLQSLVMAAHEKDTEAVKSLQVEMWPLLSAEQNHLLHLVLQETVSPSGQGI, encoded by the coding sequence GCCCTGCCCGCCGCGCTGCTCCCCGCGAACGGCGGCCCCGCGCCCGCGCCCTGTCCCGCCACCCTGGGCGCCTTCGCCGACGTGCTGGTCCGCTGCGAGGTGTCCCgcgtgctgctgctgctgctgctgcagccgCCGCCCGCCAAGCTCCTGCCGGAGCACGCCCACACTCTGGAGAAGTACTCCTGGGAGGCTTTCGACGGCCACGGGCAGGACGGCAGCGGCCAGCTTCCCGACGAGCTGTTCCTACTGCTCCAGTCCTTGGTCATGGCCGCCCACGAAAAGGACACGGAAGCCGTCAAGTCTCTGCAAGTGGAGATGTGGCCCCTGCTGAGCGCCGAGCAGAACCACCTCCTTCACCTGGTGCTGCAAGAAACCGTCTCCCCCTCGGGACAGGGCATCTGA
- the LOC115284159 gene encoding LOW QUALITY PROTEIN: histone H2A-Bbd type 2/3-like (The sequence of the model RefSeq protein was modified relative to this genomic sequence to represent the inferred CDS: inserted 1 base in 1 codon), with amino-acid sequence MLGKGNRRGPSGVQSRDRSRTARAELSFSVSXFLREGGYSKRLGATTPIFLAAIIKFLTAKVLEQAGIQAQNSRRRLITPDLLAMAVHNHPQLSAFFRSTTNSQVAPGWI; translated from the exons ATGCTGGGGAAGGGGAACCGTCGAGGGCCGTCCGGGGTCCAGAGCCGGGATCGCTCCCGCACTGCACGTGCGGAGCTGTCGTTCTCCGTGA ATTTCCTGCGGGAGGGTGGCTACTCGAAGCGCCTGGGCGCGACCACACCCATCTTCCTGGCGGCCATCATCAAGTTCCTGACGGCCAAGGTCCTGGAGCAGGCGGGCATCCAGGCCCAGAACAGCCGCAGGAGGCTCATCACCCCGGATCTCCTGGCCATGGCGGTCCACAACCACCCGCAGCTCAGCGCCTTCTTCCGGTCCACGACCAACTCCCAGGTGGCCCCGGGCTGGATCTAG